In the genome of Rhodothermales bacterium, one region contains:
- a CDS encoding lipopolysaccharide biosynthesis protein, translated as MSFSLRIRTLASETAVYGISTIVGRIINFLLVPLYVAFFAPGEYGVVVTMYTTITIINHLFQHGMESSYLKFASGKEGRARISEVFSTATWSLFVVSIGLSVLVLFLRSLVSGIIGIDAEWAYLFYYAIGFQTLDALALLPFSELRLQNKASRFALLKMVNIGLNVGLNVVLIIGLGWGIEAVFLSNLIAAGATFLMVLPTYFQLFRFRIQPGLWRELVWFGLPFVPSGLSYALVDRVNVIFVGRMDATQIRVLYEKTFDLSALIANSATTNAEYGQHMAGIFGAVWKLGVFMMLIAQMFRFAWQPFFLQHADDPDARPLFARIFSLFTAFSLLVVLGITFLIDDFVALPIAGGRPLIPEMYWPALYLVPIALLAYLFQGWYYHFTAGAYIERKTRYFVYCTFAGGALTLIANALLVPTYGMIAAAWATTAAYATMAIMLYVFVQRFFPVPYDWRGVALMVGWAGGLYGVWRALPIVQHWWAELVLLGIYLVGILTLRIVTVQSFRQFMPPARRT; from the coding sequence ATGAGCTTTTCGCTACGGATCCGCACCCTTGCGTCCGAAACCGCGGTCTACGGCATCTCGACCATCGTGGGCCGCATCATTAATTTTTTGCTGGTCCCACTCTACGTCGCCTTCTTCGCCCCCGGGGAATACGGTGTCGTGGTGACCATGTATACGACGATCACGATCATCAATCACCTGTTTCAGCATGGGATGGAATCCTCCTATCTGAAATTCGCCTCGGGCAAGGAAGGTCGAGCCCGAATCAGCGAGGTGTTCAGCACCGCCACGTGGTCCCTTTTTGTGGTCTCGATAGGTCTCTCGGTGCTCGTTCTATTTCTACGAAGCCTCGTCAGTGGAATCATCGGGATCGATGCGGAGTGGGCGTATCTCTTTTATTACGCGATAGGATTCCAGACACTGGACGCGCTCGCCCTCCTCCCCTTTTCGGAACTCAGGCTTCAGAACAAGGCGAGCCGGTTCGCGCTCCTGAAGATGGTCAACATCGGGTTGAACGTGGGCCTGAATGTGGTATTGATCATCGGGCTGGGGTGGGGTATCGAGGCGGTCTTTCTTTCGAACCTCATTGCTGCCGGCGCCACGTTTCTGATGGTGCTCCCGACGTATTTCCAGCTGTTCCGCTTTCGCATCCAGCCTGGACTCTGGCGCGAGTTGGTCTGGTTTGGGCTCCCTTTTGTCCCCAGCGGGCTGAGTTATGCGCTGGTCGATCGCGTGAATGTGATCTTCGTCGGCCGTATGGATGCGACCCAGATCCGGGTGCTTTACGAAAAAACGTTTGACCTGAGCGCGCTGATCGCCAACAGCGCCACGACCAATGCCGAATACGGGCAACACATGGCCGGCATCTTCGGGGCCGTGTGGAAACTCGGCGTGTTCATGATGTTGATCGCGCAGATGTTTCGCTTCGCCTGGCAGCCCTTTTTCCTCCAGCACGCCGACGACCCGGACGCCCGCCCGCTTTTCGCGCGCATCTTCTCGCTATTCACTGCTTTCAGCCTGCTCGTGGTGCTTGGGATCACGTTTTTGATCGACGACTTCGTGGCGTTACCGATCGCAGGCGGACGCCCCTTGATCCCCGAGATGTACTGGCCGGCGCTTTACCTGGTGCCCATCGCGCTACTCGCCTACCTGTTTCAAGGTTGGTACTACCATTTCACGGCGGGCGCTTATATCGAGCGCAAGACCCGCTACTTTGTGTATTGCACGTTCGCCGGCGGGGCGCTGACCCTCATCGCGAACGCCCTCCTGGTGCCCACGTACGGGATGATCGCCGCCGCCTGGGCCACCACCGCCGCCTACGCGACGATGGCGATCATGCTGTACGTGTTCGTCCAGCGCTTTTTCCCGGTGCCGTACGACTGGCGGGGGGTGGCGCTGATGGTCGGCTGGGCCGGCGGGCTGTACGGCGTCTGGCGAGCCCTGCCCATCGTGCAGCACTGGTGGGCGGAGCTTGTGCTCCTGGGCATCTACCTGGTGGGTATTCTCACCCTGCGGATTGTAACGGTACAGTCGTTCCGTCAATTCATGCCTCCTGCCCGACGCACCTAA
- a CDS encoding YqgE/AlgH family protein produces MANSELTPATGVLLIAPPMMDDPNFKRTIILLCEHGAEGSFGLILNRTLSLQLNEVVDGMTGYTGFLSQGGPVLQNTLHVLHRIGARVGETREVVSEVYWGGDFDAIQAILASREASEDDFRFFLGYAGWSPGQLETEIEQGGWILAISDESMIFSAEPKRLWSDTLRRLGGEFALLANYPEDPRMN; encoded by the coding sequence ATGGCGAACTCCGAACTTACCCCCGCCACCGGCGTCCTCCTCATCGCACCGCCGATGATGGATGACCCTAACTTCAAACGCACGATTATCCTCCTATGTGAACATGGTGCGGAAGGCAGCTTTGGGCTTATTCTGAACCGCACGTTGTCGCTGCAATTGAACGAAGTGGTGGACGGCATGACCGGGTACACCGGTTTTCTTTCGCAGGGCGGGCCCGTGTTGCAGAATACGCTGCACGTCCTCCATCGCATTGGCGCACGCGTGGGCGAGACGCGCGAAGTGGTCTCGGAGGTGTACTGGGGGGGGGATTTCGATGCGATTCAGGCAATACTAGCCTCCCGTGAGGCTTCCGAAGACGATTTCCGTTTTTTCCTTGGCTACGCCGGCTGGTCGCCCGGTCAGCTGGAAACCGAGATCGAACAGGGAGGATGGATTCTGGCGATATCGGATGAGTCTATGATCTTCAGCGCGGAGCCCAAGCGGCTGTGGAGCGACACGTTGCGCCGGCTCGGCGGAGAATTCGCGCTGCTGGCGAATTATCCCGAAGACCCGCGGATGAACTAG
- the recG gene encoding ATP-dependent DNA helicase RecG codes for MPIDIFTGPLQFVPGLGPRKAEVLADAGMHTVRDLLHYFPRRYLDRSTIVPIRQLDPTMGSATVVGRVVTMGTLPGGKVKRFELTLEDSEGGRLKCVWFQRVGWIGRVFKQGERVAFHGKVQAFGRQLSMTHPDFDKLDEEGAALDTGRIIALYPGGAAFDRAGLTSRTFRRVIHTFFKESGLELPDILPAWMRDQFGLIDGRVALRAIHFPKNQGELAQARERLKFEELLFIQLMLGITRQGRQEVAGPILSRGGDYMRRFIDEVLPFTLTGAQQRALDDVFVDTASGVQMNRLIQGDVGSGKTVVAIAAMLHALDNGYQSAFMAPTEILVEQHYANLRSYLEPLGVETRLLIGGQRKVLREEILADLAEGRAQVAVGTHAVIQERIVFQKLGMAIVDEQHRFGVLQRAEMMSKGENPHMLLMTATPIPRSLAMTLYGDLDVTIMNELPAGRKPIETWLRTEPRRGEVYAFIREQLREGRQCYIVYPLVEESEKLDLKDAETGYQQILQEFRPYKAEMVHGRMLPYEKEEAMDRFKKGEADLLVATTVIEVGVDVPNATVMLIEHAERFGLSQLHQLRGRVGRGGAQSYCILMADVKRTAEAEQRLETMVATTDGFQISEADLRLRGAGDFFGTRQSGLPDLKIADITVDIDLLVKAREAVQSLLRDDPHLRADDHADLRSFFQAFYAGQSMGYSRIG; via the coding sequence ATGCCCATCGACATTTTTACCGGCCCGCTCCAGTTTGTCCCAGGGCTCGGTCCGCGCAAGGCCGAGGTGCTGGCCGATGCCGGCATGCATACGGTGCGGGACCTGTTGCATTATTTTCCGCGCCGCTACCTCGATCGGTCGACCATCGTCCCGATCCGTCAGCTCGACCCCACCATGGGTTCGGCCACGGTCGTGGGCCGTGTGGTGACAATGGGCACCCTACCCGGCGGCAAGGTCAAACGCTTCGAGCTGACCCTGGAAGACAGCGAGGGCGGGCGGCTTAAGTGTGTGTGGTTCCAGCGTGTGGGCTGGATCGGACGCGTGTTCAAACAGGGCGAACGTGTCGCGTTCCACGGCAAGGTGCAGGCGTTTGGCCGGCAATTGTCGATGACGCATCCCGACTTTGACAAGTTGGACGAAGAGGGGGCGGCGCTGGACACGGGACGTATCATCGCCCTGTATCCAGGCGGCGCGGCGTTCGACCGTGCCGGTCTGACGAGCCGGACGTTCCGGCGGGTCATCCATACGTTTTTTAAGGAGTCGGGCCTGGAATTGCCCGATATCCTGCCGGCGTGGATGCGCGACCAGTTCGGGTTGATCGACGGGCGCGTTGCCCTCCGCGCCATTCACTTCCCTAAAAACCAGGGGGAGCTCGCGCAGGCCCGCGAGCGGCTCAAATTCGAGGAATTGCTGTTCATCCAGCTGATGCTCGGCATCACGCGGCAGGGCCGTCAGGAAGTGGCCGGCCCTATCCTGAGCCGGGGCGGCGACTACATGCGGAGGTTCATCGACGAGGTACTCCCGTTCACCCTCACTGGCGCCCAACAACGCGCCCTGGACGACGTGTTCGTCGATACGGCCTCGGGCGTCCAGATGAACCGGTTGATTCAGGGCGACGTGGGGAGCGGGAAAACGGTCGTCGCGATCGCGGCGATGCTGCACGCACTGGACAACGGCTACCAGAGCGCCTTCATGGCGCCGACGGAAATCCTGGTGGAGCAGCATTATGCCAATCTGCGCAGCTATCTGGAGCCGCTTGGTGTGGAGACGCGGCTGCTCATCGGAGGGCAGCGGAAGGTGCTGCGCGAAGAGATTCTGGCTGATCTGGCCGAGGGCCGCGCCCAGGTGGCCGTGGGCACCCACGCCGTGATCCAGGAGCGGATCGTTTTTCAAAAGCTCGGAATGGCCATCGTCGACGAGCAGCACCGATTCGGGGTACTGCAGCGCGCGGAGATGATGAGCAAGGGCGAAAACCCGCATATGCTGCTGATGACTGCCACACCGATCCCGCGCTCGCTGGCCATGACCCTGTATGGCGACCTGGATGTGACGATTATGAACGAGCTGCCGGCGGGGCGCAAACCGATTGAGACCTGGCTGCGCACCGAGCCGCGGCGCGGCGAAGTGTACGCGTTTATTCGCGAGCAGCTGCGCGAGGGCCGGCAGTGTTATATCGTCTACCCCCTGGTCGAAGAGAGCGAAAAGCTGGACCTTAAGGACGCCGAGACAGGCTATCAGCAGATCCTCCAGGAATTTCGCCCTTACAAGGCCGAGATGGTGCACGGCCGGATGTTGCCCTATGAGAAGGAAGAAGCGATGGATCGCTTCAAAAAGGGGGAGGCAGACCTCCTCGTCGCGACCACCGTCATCGAGGTCGGAGTGGATGTGCCGAACGCCACGGTGATGCTCATCGAACACGCCGAGCGGTTCGGGCTCAGCCAGTTGCACCAGCTACGGGGCCGCGTGGGCCGGGGCGGGGCGCAGAGTTATTGCATTCTCATGGCGGACGTGAAGCGCACGGCCGAGGCGGAGCAACGCCTCGAAACCATGGTGGCAACCACCGACGGGTTTCAGATCAGCGAGGCGGATTTGAGGCTCCGTGGCGCCGGCGATTTTTTTGGCACGAGACAGAGCGGCCTGCCCGATCTCAAAATAGCAGACATCACCGTGGACATCGACCTGCTCGTCAAGGCCCGCGAGGCCGTCCAGTCCCTCCTTCGCGACGATCCACACCTTCGAGCGGATGACCACGCCGACCTCAGGTCGTTTTTCCAGGCGTTTTATGCCGGCCAGAGCATGGGTTATTCACGGATTGGATAA
- a CDS encoding SDR family oxidoreductase: MTIDLSDKTVLVTGASRGIGAALARALAGAGARIGVHYNRRRDEAERLVASLGGDHPIIQADLADARACVRLWDEAVLALGHVDVLVNNAGVAPLMDPGAELDDWLQNWDLTMRVNLRAAELLSRQAVAHFRQLPGGGRLIHIASRAAFRGDQPEYITYAASKAGMVALSRSIARAYGKEGVRSFIVAPGFTRTEMAQEFIDVYGEAHVIKDLALERLTEPEDIAPIVVLLASGLADHATGTSIDINAGSYVR, encoded by the coding sequence ATGACCATCGATCTATCCGATAAAACCGTTCTGGTGACGGGCGCCAGCCGCGGCATCGGGGCGGCGCTGGCGCGGGCACTCGCCGGCGCCGGCGCGCGCATCGGCGTCCATTACAACCGCCGACGCGATGAGGCCGAGCGCCTTGTGGCCTCGCTTGGTGGGGATCACCCGATCATCCAGGCCGACCTCGCCGACGCCCGCGCCTGCGTTCGGTTGTGGGACGAGGCGGTGCTTGCCCTCGGCCATGTCGATGTGCTGGTGAATAATGCCGGCGTCGCGCCGCTCATGGACCCCGGGGCGGAACTGGACGACTGGCTGCAAAACTGGGATCTGACCATGAGGGTGAATCTCCGCGCCGCGGAACTACTCTCCCGGCAGGCCGTCGCCCATTTCAGGCAATTACCCGGCGGCGGCCGGCTCATCCACATCGCATCGCGCGCGGCGTTCCGTGGCGACCAACCCGAATACATCACCTACGCGGCGTCGAAAGCCGGCATGGTCGCGCTCTCCCGGTCAATTGCACGCGCCTACGGCAAAGAAGGTGTGCGCTCCTTCATCGTGGCGCCAGGCTTTACACGCACGGAAATGGCGCAAGAGTTTATCGATGTGTATGGCGAGGCGCACGTCATCAAGGACCTCGCCCTCGAACGCCTCACCGAGCCGGAAGACATCGCCCCGATCGTGGTCCTGCTGGCCAGCGGGCTCGCCGATCACGCGACGGGCACAAGCATCGACATAAACGCCGGCAGCTACGTGCGGTGA
- a CDS encoding DUF2480 family protein produces the protein MEPIVNRVAESDIDVFNLESLWDGRPVLSVDIAPFLDEGILLREKPFRDAVRTHDWTPYAGAHVAVFCSTDAIVPTWAFMLIGSRLEGVAHSVAIGTADELRRDYFVRALEAFDWSVYTDRIVVVKGCASRLVPANAYAVATQQLQRVARKLMYGEPCSSVPLWRRPAATVGS, from the coding sequence ATGGAACCGATCGTCAACCGCGTCGCCGAAAGCGATATCGATGTCTTTAACCTCGAATCCCTGTGGGATGGTCGGCCGGTTCTCTCGGTTGATATCGCTCCCTTCCTGGATGAAGGTATCTTGCTGCGCGAAAAGCCGTTCCGCGACGCCGTTCGGACACACGATTGGACACCGTACGCCGGCGCGCACGTAGCCGTGTTCTGCTCGACGGACGCGATCGTACCAACCTGGGCGTTTATGCTCATCGGCTCCCGGCTCGAAGGCGTCGCCCATTCTGTGGCCATCGGCACCGCAGACGAACTTCGGCGGGACTATTTCGTCCGGGCGCTCGAGGCCTTCGACTGGTCCGTGTACACGGATCGCATCGTGGTCGTCAAGGGCTGCGCGAGCCGGCTCGTCCCCGCCAATGCCTATGCCGTTGCCACCCAGCAACTCCAGCGTGTGGCCCGCAAGCTGATGTATGGTGAACCATGCTCGTCAGTGCCTTTATGGCGTCGGCCGGCGGCCACGGTTGGATCCTGA
- a CDS encoding DUF2914 domain-containing protein: MEESIPPLSPGGTSSETPRLNRLARWQQAPAVRRTLAFRRRYRRWEPMLFFFGGVTWDGATLRRIDAWVDSALLLTYILVLGGLIVVALFADQDRLSHPKLLRYREWYPAAIQFLMGALFSAYFIFYFQSTSFQTESVVYLILLFALLIGNEFLRERLINPYFLFALYFLASATFFTFFLPVLTKTMGYGMFWVSSLASLGLLTGMLYVLWRHQVLPDVRAYPGIAGIVLGLFALLHLFYIQNWIPPVPMAIRDSGIYRGMQRDKDTFAFKYARPAWYAFWQDYDRTFSYSPGDTVYCFSAVFAPTAFDTKVAHIWYRFEEADQQWAPRDTIPFRVLGGRDDGFRGYTMKRFVEPGAWRVDVKTEHMRTLGRIHFDIVETGVPVTDVIWKIVD; the protein is encoded by the coding sequence ATGGAAGAGTCGATACCACCCCTTTCGCCTGGCGGCACCTCCTCCGAAACGCCTCGTCTGAACCGCCTCGCGCGATGGCAACAGGCGCCGGCCGTTCGACGGACGCTCGCCTTCCGTAGACGCTACCGGCGCTGGGAACCCATGCTCTTCTTCTTTGGCGGCGTCACGTGGGATGGCGCTACCCTCCGGCGTATCGATGCGTGGGTCGACAGCGCGCTGCTCCTGACGTACATCCTGGTACTGGGAGGCTTGATCGTGGTGGCATTGTTCGCCGATCAGGACCGACTGTCTCACCCGAAGCTGCTGCGTTACCGAGAATGGTATCCCGCCGCCATCCAATTCTTGATGGGGGCGCTATTCAGCGCCTATTTCATCTTCTATTTCCAGAGCACATCGTTCCAGACGGAATCGGTGGTCTATCTCATCCTCCTCTTCGCGTTGCTTATCGGCAACGAGTTTCTCCGCGAACGGCTTATCAATCCCTATTTCCTCTTTGCACTCTACTTCCTGGCTTCAGCCACGTTTTTTACGTTTTTCCTGCCGGTTCTGACAAAAACGATGGGGTATGGGATGTTCTGGGTTAGCAGCCTTGCGAGTCTCGGGCTCCTCACCGGCATGCTTTACGTGCTCTGGCGGCACCAGGTACTGCCCGATGTACGCGCCTACCCGGGGATCGCCGGCATCGTGCTGGGACTCTTCGCCCTGCTGCACCTCTTCTACATCCAGAACTGGATCCCCCCCGTTCCTATGGCCATCCGGGATAGTGGGATCTACCGGGGGATGCAGCGCGATAAGGATACCTTCGCCTTTAAGTACGCGCGGCCGGCGTGGTATGCCTTCTGGCAAGATTACGACCGCACCTTTTCCTATAGCCCCGGCGACACGGTCTATTGCTTCTCCGCCGTATTCGCCCCCACGGCATTCGACACGAAAGTCGCACACATCTGGTATCGCTTTGAAGAAGCCGATCAGCAATGGGCGCCGCGAGATACCATTCCTTTTCGCGTTTTGGGCGGACGCGATGATGGGTTTCGCGGCTATACCATGAAGCGTTTCGTCGAGCCCGGCGCCTGGCGCGTCGATGTAAAAACGGAGCACATGCGCACGCTCGGACGCATTCACTTCGATATCGTCGAGACCGGTGTGCCGGTCACGGATGTCATCTGGAAAATAGTCGATTAA
- a CDS encoding T9SS type A sorting domain-containing protein — protein MTIRLNALCFAMLAVAGAGPLFAQETPQTPISDRESPRILHVTDRLNRLPEAVRSLEAFHANKAAGKRAEPAPRVYAVGMMTSFRVLKNLATSPIWETKEFELKATSDIANIWVETGELTLEHVTDADVAVLDEALLRTTPAGSIDATKGIVANNNAYFGAPPDVDGDGQLDILLYDISEGTTDGNIYIAGYVTSSDLSLFGGGNNKDILYLDTSPGLTSRPVTELLSTAAHEHQHLIHFNYDLNELTFVNEGQSEWAEVLNGYLPRPMTYLLNPTLYNIGLMSWEESVNVLDDYRRAGLYTAYLAERLGPAVTASITRNAGRGRTGYEAVLTGAGLNYTQVLLDYHSANLLNLPRILPNFGYDHPDYVGITSIPSAVTDGRSVQATPPTTFSVAPGAAQYQVWSDVQNFVLTVDTSDPIATIRSRMLVRVIKEAQDGAYTYEDLPLPITNRLFAGSFDRIIVQTTHVRPELSSTVSVGLSASWLTELTGSIVSESFDDGSAISGTFFSLSSGASGAVATRFDPPADSRLLEVGLAPFYLNQFAGAGIPADAGRDVELRIWAVAPDGSPGDVLFSKVIEDPRAYTGAQLTLNHFTIDLEDDAEALDDLPASYYIGYGETGVDVNYMVVGASAYPDEDRSFVRRSSGQWGALWETQFEGEDEGAFPLEGSIIPIRATFLVGGAPVANEDEDVLPRRTALEQNFPNPFTLTTTIRYELESAAHVRLTVYDLLGRPVGQLVDALQPAGRHGATFHAESLASGLYLYTLDTGADVFTRRMMLVK, from the coding sequence ATGACCATTCGCCTGAACGCATTATGTTTCGCGATGTTAGCCGTAGCCGGCGCCGGCCCGCTGTTCGCCCAGGAAACGCCGCAGACACCCATAAGCGATCGTGAATCGCCGCGCATCCTCCACGTCACCGATCGGCTGAATCGGCTTCCCGAGGCGGTTCGCTCGCTGGAGGCGTTCCACGCCAACAAGGCGGCCGGCAAACGGGCAGAGCCCGCGCCAAGGGTGTACGCCGTCGGGATGATGACTTCGTTCCGGGTGCTCAAGAATCTGGCAACGAGCCCGATCTGGGAGACGAAGGAATTCGAACTCAAAGCCACGAGCGACATCGCCAACATCTGGGTCGAGACCGGCGAACTGACCCTCGAGCACGTGACGGATGCCGACGTGGCAGTACTCGACGAGGCGTTGCTTCGGACGACGCCGGCGGGTTCAATCGACGCCACCAAAGGCATCGTGGCGAACAACAATGCCTATTTCGGCGCCCCTCCCGACGTGGATGGGGACGGACAGCTGGACATCCTGCTGTACGATATCTCCGAGGGCACCACGGACGGCAACATCTATATTGCCGGCTATGTCACCTCCTCGGATCTGTCGCTGTTTGGGGGCGGCAATAACAAGGATATCCTCTATCTGGACACGAGCCCGGGCCTTACATCGCGCCCCGTCACGGAGCTATTGAGCACCGCGGCGCACGAACACCAGCATCTGATCCATTTCAATTACGATCTGAACGAGCTCACCTTCGTCAACGAAGGGCAGTCCGAGTGGGCCGAGGTACTCAACGGCTATCTGCCCCGGCCCATGACCTATCTGCTGAACCCGACCCTGTACAACATCGGATTAATGAGTTGGGAAGAGAGCGTCAACGTGCTGGACGACTACCGCCGCGCCGGCCTCTACACCGCCTACCTGGCGGAACGCCTCGGGCCGGCTGTAACAGCGTCGATCACACGCAACGCCGGGAGGGGACGGACCGGATACGAGGCCGTGCTGACAGGAGCGGGGTTGAACTATACGCAGGTTTTGCTGGACTACCACTCGGCCAATCTCCTCAATCTCCCCAGGATTCTACCCAATTTCGGGTACGACCACCCCGACTACGTTGGCATCACCAGCATCCCGTCCGCCGTCACCGACGGGCGATCCGTGCAAGCGACGCCGCCGACCACGTTCAGCGTCGCCCCGGGGGCCGCGCAGTATCAAGTATGGTCGGACGTTCAGAATTTTGTGCTTACCGTCGACACGAGCGACCCGATCGCGACGATCCGCTCCCGGATGCTCGTGCGAGTGATCAAAGAGGCGCAGGACGGCGCCTACACGTACGAGGACCTGCCTCTACCGATCACCAACCGTCTGTTTGCCGGCTCTTTCGACCGCATCATCGTACAGACCACCCATGTTCGCCCCGAATTATCGTCAACCGTCAGCGTCGGTCTGTCGGCCTCGTGGTTGACTGAACTCACGGGGTCGATCGTGAGCGAGAGCTTCGATGATGGCTCCGCGATATCCGGGACGTTCTTTTCGCTCAGCTCGGGAGCGAGTGGGGCCGTGGCCACTCGGTTCGACCCGCCGGCGGACAGTCGGTTACTCGAAGTAGGCCTCGCGCCTTTCTACTTGAATCAGTTTGCGGGCGCCGGAATTCCCGCGGATGCCGGCCGGGACGTGGAGCTCCGTATCTGGGCCGTGGCGCCGGACGGATCGCCGGGGGACGTGTTGTTTTCGAAAGTAATCGAGGACCCACGCGCCTACACCGGCGCTCAGCTGACGCTGAACCACTTCACGATCGACCTCGAGGACGACGCCGAAGCGCTCGACGACCTGCCCGCGTCGTATTACATCGGCTATGGCGAGACGGGAGTGGACGTAAACTATATGGTGGTGGGCGCTTCGGCCTATCCGGACGAAGACCGATCGTTCGTGCGCCGCAGCAGCGGCCAATGGGGCGCGCTCTGGGAGACGCAGTTCGAGGGTGAAGATGAGGGCGCTTTCCCGCTGGAGGGTTCGATCATCCCGATCCGCGCGACCTTCCTGGTGGGCGGCGCGCCGGTCGCCAATGAAGACGAAGACGTGTTGCCGCGCCGTACAGCGCTCGAACAGAATTTCCCCAATCCCTTCACGCTGACCACCACGATCCGCTATGAACTAGAATCCGCCGCGCACGTCCGCCTGACCGTGTACGACCTGCTGGGCCGCCCCGTAGGCCAACTCGTCGACGCCCTTCAGCCCGCCGGCCGCCATGGGGCAACATTTCATGCAGAATCGCTGGCAAGCGGGTTGTATCTTTACACGCTCGATACCGGCGCCGACGTGTTCACGCGTCGGATGATGCTGGTGAAGTGA